The Hemibagrus wyckioides isolate EC202008001 linkage group LG15, SWU_Hwy_1.0, whole genome shotgun sequence genome window below encodes:
- the slc10a7 gene encoding sodium/bile acid cotransporter 7 isoform X3: protein MGLLARVRKEWFIVGIALAIASAKLAPSVGVKGGPLRPEITITYIAVSAIFFNSGLSLKTEELASALLHVKLHLFVQTFTLVFFPVAIWALLKVLALTAINEWLLKGLQTVGCMPPPVSSAVILTKAVGGNEAAAIFNSAFGSFLGIVVTPLLLLLFVLNLPFIQIRHLVQLYTWIILRSTILLHILSALHDRSCPSYSWAGV from the exons ATGGGCCTGTTAGCGCGCGTGCGGAAGGAATGGTTCATTGTCGGTATCGCGCTCGCGATCGCTTCGGCCAAGCTCGCGCCGTCCGTCGGGGTGAAAGgag GTCCTCTTCGGCCCGAGATCACCATCACCTACATAGCAGTGTCCGCCATCTTCTTTAACAGTGGTCTGTCCTTAAAGACTgag gagTTGGCGAGTGCTTTATTGCACGTGAAGTTACATCTGTTTGTTCAGACATTCACTCTGGTCTTTTTCCCTGTGGCCATCTGGGCTCTTCTCAAAGTCCTGGCACTCACTGCAATTAATGAATGGCTTCTTAAAgg gtTACAGACAGTGGGTTGTATGCCTCCTCCTGTGTCCTCTGCCGTCATCCTCACTAAAGCTGTTGGGGGAaatgag GCTGCAGCTATTTTCAACTCGGCGTTTGGGAGCTTTCTA ggGATCGTTGTCACAccgctgctgctgttgctgttt GTTCTGAATCTGCCATTCATTCAAATACGCCATTTGGTGCAACTTTACA CTTGGATCATCCTCCGCAGTACCATTCTCCTCCATATTCTCTCAGCTCTTCATGACCGTAGTTGTCCCTCTTATAGTTGGGCag GTGTGTAG
- the slc10a7 gene encoding sodium/bile acid cotransporter 7 isoform X1: MGLLARVRKEWFIVGIALAIASAKLAPSVGVKGGPLRPEITITYIAVSAIFFNSGLSLKTEELASALLHVKLHLFVQTFTLVFFPVAIWALLKVLALTAINEWLLKGLQTVGCMPPPVSSAVILTKAVGGNEAAAIFNSAFGSFLGIVVTPLLLLLFLGSSSAVPFSSIFSQLFMTVVVPLIVGQVCRRFLREWLERRKPPFGTVSSVVLLMIIYTTFCDTFSNPDIELDHLSLLIIVFIIFTIQFTFMLLTFFLSTRKSSGFTAADSVAILFCSTHKSLTLGIPMLKIVFAGFEHLSLITVPLLIYHPAQILLGSILVPTIKAWMNTSQKALKLTNLQPI; the protein is encoded by the exons ATGGGCCTGTTAGCGCGCGTGCGGAAGGAATGGTTCATTGTCGGTATCGCGCTCGCGATCGCTTCGGCCAAGCTCGCGCCGTCCGTCGGGGTGAAAGgag GTCCTCTTCGGCCCGAGATCACCATCACCTACATAGCAGTGTCCGCCATCTTCTTTAACAGTGGTCTGTCCTTAAAGACTgag gagTTGGCGAGTGCTTTATTGCACGTGAAGTTACATCTGTTTGTTCAGACATTCACTCTGGTCTTTTTCCCTGTGGCCATCTGGGCTCTTCTCAAAGTCCTGGCACTCACTGCAATTAATGAATGGCTTCTTAAAgg gtTACAGACAGTGGGTTGTATGCCTCCTCCTGTGTCCTCTGCCGTCATCCTCACTAAAGCTGTTGGGGGAaatgag GCTGCAGCTATTTTCAACTCGGCGTTTGGGAGCTTTCTA ggGATCGTTGTCACAccgctgctgctgttgctgttt CTTGGATCATCCTCCGCAGTACCATTCTCCTCCATATTCTCTCAGCTCTTCATGACCGTAGTTGTCCCTCTTATAGTTGGGCag GTGTGTAGGAGGTTCCTGAGGGAGTGGCTGGAGAGGCGGAAGCCTCCGTTCGGTACAGTGAGCAGCGTCGTTCTGCTCATGATCATATACACCACATTCTGTGACACGTTCTCCAACCCAGACATCGAGCTGGACCACCTCAGCCTCCTCATCATTGTCTTCAtca TTTTTACCATTCAGTTCACATTCATGTTACTGACTTTCTTCTTGTCTACCAG GAAGTCTTCAGGCTTCACAGCAGCTGATTCTGTAGCAATACTTTTTTGCTCTACGCACAAATCCCTTACTTTGG gtatccCCATGCTGAAGATTGTATTCGCAGGCTTTGAGCATCTCTCGCTCATAACAGTGCCTCTGCTCATCTATCACCCCGCTCAGATCCTCCTGGGCAGCATCCTGGTGCCGACCATCAAAGCCTGGATGAACACGAGTCAGAAg
- the slc10a7 gene encoding sodium/bile acid cotransporter 7 isoform X2 — MGLLARVRKEWFIVGIALAIASAKLAPSVGVKGGPLRPEITITYIAVSAIFFNSGLSLKTEELASALLHVKLHLFVQTFTLVFFPVAIWALLKVLALTAINEWLLKGLQTVGCMPPPVSSAVILTKAVGGNEAAAIFNSAFGSFLGIVVTPLLLLLFLGSSSAVPFSSIFSQLFMTVVVPLIVGQVCRRFLREWLERRKPPFGTVSSVVLLMIIYTTFCDTFSNPDIELDHLSLLIIVFIIFTIQFTFMLLTFFLSTRKSSGFTAADSVAILFCSTHKSLTLGIPMLKIVFAGFEHLSLITVPLLIYHPAQILLGSILVPTIKAWMNTSQKSAILVQ, encoded by the exons ATGGGCCTGTTAGCGCGCGTGCGGAAGGAATGGTTCATTGTCGGTATCGCGCTCGCGATCGCTTCGGCCAAGCTCGCGCCGTCCGTCGGGGTGAAAGgag GTCCTCTTCGGCCCGAGATCACCATCACCTACATAGCAGTGTCCGCCATCTTCTTTAACAGTGGTCTGTCCTTAAAGACTgag gagTTGGCGAGTGCTTTATTGCACGTGAAGTTACATCTGTTTGTTCAGACATTCACTCTGGTCTTTTTCCCTGTGGCCATCTGGGCTCTTCTCAAAGTCCTGGCACTCACTGCAATTAATGAATGGCTTCTTAAAgg gtTACAGACAGTGGGTTGTATGCCTCCTCCTGTGTCCTCTGCCGTCATCCTCACTAAAGCTGTTGGGGGAaatgag GCTGCAGCTATTTTCAACTCGGCGTTTGGGAGCTTTCTA ggGATCGTTGTCACAccgctgctgctgttgctgttt CTTGGATCATCCTCCGCAGTACCATTCTCCTCCATATTCTCTCAGCTCTTCATGACCGTAGTTGTCCCTCTTATAGTTGGGCag GTGTGTAGGAGGTTCCTGAGGGAGTGGCTGGAGAGGCGGAAGCCTCCGTTCGGTACAGTGAGCAGCGTCGTTCTGCTCATGATCATATACACCACATTCTGTGACACGTTCTCCAACCCAGACATCGAGCTGGACCACCTCAGCCTCCTCATCATTGTCTTCAtca TTTTTACCATTCAGTTCACATTCATGTTACTGACTTTCTTCTTGTCTACCAG GAAGTCTTCAGGCTTCACAGCAGCTGATTCTGTAGCAATACTTTTTTGCTCTACGCACAAATCCCTTACTTTGG gtatccCCATGCTGAAGATTGTATTCGCAGGCTTTGAGCATCTCTCGCTCATAACAGTGCCTCTGCTCATCTATCACCCCGCTCAGATCCTCCTGGGCAGCATCCTGGTGCCGACCATCAAAGCCTGGATGAACACGAGTCAGAAg
- the slc10a7 gene encoding sodium/bile acid cotransporter 7 isoform X4: MGLLARVRKEWFIVGIALAIASAKLAPSVGVKGGPLRPEITITYIAVSAIFFNSGLSLKTEELASALLHVKLHLFVQTFTLVFFPVAIWALLKVLALTAINEWLLKGLQTVGCMPPPVSSAVILTKAVGGNEAAAIFNSAFGSFLGIVVTPLLLLLFVLNLPFIQIRHLVQLYS, translated from the exons ATGGGCCTGTTAGCGCGCGTGCGGAAGGAATGGTTCATTGTCGGTATCGCGCTCGCGATCGCTTCGGCCAAGCTCGCGCCGTCCGTCGGGGTGAAAGgag GTCCTCTTCGGCCCGAGATCACCATCACCTACATAGCAGTGTCCGCCATCTTCTTTAACAGTGGTCTGTCCTTAAAGACTgag gagTTGGCGAGTGCTTTATTGCACGTGAAGTTACATCTGTTTGTTCAGACATTCACTCTGGTCTTTTTCCCTGTGGCCATCTGGGCTCTTCTCAAAGTCCTGGCACTCACTGCAATTAATGAATGGCTTCTTAAAgg gtTACAGACAGTGGGTTGTATGCCTCCTCCTGTGTCCTCTGCCGTCATCCTCACTAAAGCTGTTGGGGGAaatgag GCTGCAGCTATTTTCAACTCGGCGTTTGGGAGCTTTCTA ggGATCGTTGTCACAccgctgctgctgttgctgttt GTTCTGAATCTGCCATTCATTCAAATACGCCATTTGGTGCAACTTTACAGTTAA